Below is a window of Tolypothrix bouteillei VB521301 DNA.
ACGGCAGAATACAAGGACGGTATCTTGAATTTGACACTGCCCAAAACAGAACAAGAAAAGAACAAAGTTGTAAAAATTAACCTCAACTAAACACCTGCTAATTTGTGTCTTCAATCATTAAGTCTTACCTTTAGGCTGTTTAACTGAAATGCACAGTAGGTTAGTCTAAAGGTAAAGCCCAGCCGTAATCTAGCGACTGGGCTTTTTTAATAAATTCACAGCCCTCATCTCCAACCTAACTCTCGCTAAGTGACAAGGGACTGCAGAAACTAGGTTGGGTGAAATTGCTTTACCAAAGCTCTAGCATTATTACCTGTTGTGGCAATTGGCTAATAGGAGCAGGTTTCATTTCACCGCGAAAGTCTAGGAGTTGGACGAGGATGAGGTAGGCAATTGCTAAAATGATAGAAATCGCACCCGTAATAATTGCAATTATTTTTCCACGATTCATGAGTCTTCTCTAACCAAATTTATGTGCTATACCTATCTTCACCTGATATAAAGATTTTGTTAGCTGTTAGTGGTTAGCAGTCATACCAGGGGGAGATGGGGGATAGGATTTATCTCAAGAACGTGCAGGAATTGGTATTATGCCGTCAAATCTTGTAGTCTAACTATCTTCTAACCATCAAAAATTCTTGTAAAATGTATACCTGAATTGGTAAATGAATTGAACGTGGGGCGATAAGCCGGGTACGGCGTGCGCTTCGCGAACGCAGTAGACTGTTGATGGAACCCGCAAGCTATAAGTGCGATCGTCAAAGCGCCAGATTCTACTAGTAGTCGTAACTTCATCCATAGTTCCTCTAAAGACTAGCTTGTTGATATCCGAGTTACCAACAAAGTAAACTAGTTTTCAAAGGTTAGACTTCATCCTTTAGAGTAACCCGACTGGGTGATTTTGATGCTCGATAATCTATCTGTAGCGGTAAACGAGCCTTTATGACAAGATTGTAGTATGTTATGGGTTCTGCTCTGGTCTGAAGGGAATAAAGTTGACACTCATCAGTATTTACGCTTTTCCAACTGGGTAGTTATTTTCGCTAGCCTGCACTAACTTGTGGGAACTGGTAGACTGAGAAGCTAACCAATGGTCTTGTATTGCTTGTATCTGTAGCATGACTGAATCAATAACCTTTTTAGTTAACAAAAGACGACAAACAATACTTTCAGCTAGGCGAAAACCACAAATGGACTGAATGAAATGGTATGATTGCCTACCACCATCTCGCTTGAACTCAGGAAAGACCATTAAAGCTTCGTCTAACAACTGTAAGTATTTTGGATAGTCGTCAAGCTGTAGTGCTTCCCTAGACAAATCAAAGTAACATTTCGCTATTGCATAACGATACTTGGTAGAAAGTCGATCGATCTGCTTCAGTTTTTGTTCTGCTTTAATCAATACTGAACGATGACTGTCTATCCAAAGAGGTTTAGAACGAGTAGAGACTGTGACATTTCCATATCGTCTGTACACAGCATGACAACCTGGTTGATAGACAACTTTAGCACCTTGAAGAACTACTGATAAGAAAAAATCTCGATCTTGTGCAGCTTTTAAATTCTCATCCCAACCACCGCTTTTCTCAACAGCAGTTCTTCTATAAAGTAAAGAAGCAACCGCAGTCCACCAATCAGCCAGTAAAGATTCAGTGATATCTGCTTGTGTTCCTGGACGTTCTATTTTATCCAAAAAACTGGTGCCATCAGATAAATGATGCCGCAATCTCCAATCACAG
It encodes the following:
- a CDS encoding glycosyltransferase family 2 protein, whose amino-acid sequence is MPPLVSVIIPCFNTERWIAEAIDSCLQQTYPNIEIIVVDDGSTDNSLEIVKSYGKKVIWQSVSHRGGNYARNTGLALSKGKYIQYLDADDYILPNKIERQVSFLEETGADVVYCDWRLRHHLSDGTSFLDKIERPGTQADITESLLADWWTAVASLLYRRTAVEKSGGWDENLKAAQDRDFFLSVVLQGAKVVYQPGCHAVYRRYGNVTVSTRSKPLWIDSHRSVLIKAEQKLKQIDRLSTKYRYAIAKCYFDLSREALQLDDYPKYLQLLDEALMVFPEFKRDGGRQSYHFIQSICGFRLAESIVCRLLLTKKVIDSVMLQIQAIQDHWLASQSTSSHKLVQASENNYPVGKA